From one Nilaparvata lugens isolate BPH chromosome 2, ASM1435652v1, whole genome shotgun sequence genomic stretch:
- the LOC111043665 gene encoding maspardin: MNNYVTDISKSQEYISFRSNIPLRKIVVDSNQEWRIYDSGPKSVGCPLVCLPPVSGTADVFFKQLLGLSSKGIRVISAEHPVYWTVNDWCDGFKKLLDYLKLDKIHLFGASLGGFLAQKFAEYTHNHPRVASLILCNAFIDTSVFSYNESASIFWMLPSLVLKKMVMGNFTMQHTDKRIIESIDFMVEKLDSISQQELASRLTLNCVNCYVEPQNLTRIDNITIIDVFDDYALTSPVREEIYKVYPSAKLAHLKSGGNFPYLSRSDEVNLHLQVHLNRFLDSDLSAHERSKSEEIKPSET, from the exons atgaataactaCGTTACTGATATCTCAAAGTCTCAAGAATATATTAGCTTCAGGAGTAACATTCCTCTTAGAAAAATAGTGGTCGATTCAAATCAG GAATGGAGAATCTATGATTCTGGACCAAAGAGTGTTGGCTGTCCGTTGGTGTGCTTGCCACCAGTTAGTGGCACAGCCGATGTCTTTTTTAAACAGTTATTAGGACTGAGTTCCAAGGGTATTAGGGTAATATCG GCAGAGCATCCTGTCTATTGGACTGTCAATGACTGGTGTGATGGATTCAAAAAACTCCTTGattatctgaagcttgataaaataCATCTATTTGGAGCTTCTTTGG GTGGTTTTTTGGCTCAAAAGTTTGCTGAATATACACATAACCATCCTCGTGTTGCATCACTTATATTGTGCAATGCTTTCATCGATACATCAGTCTTCAGCTACAATGAATCTGCATCTAT attCTGGATGCTGCCTTCTCTTGTTTTAAAGAAGATGGTCATGGGAAATTTTACAATGCAACATACTGATAAGAGAATCATTGAGTCCATAGACTTCATGGTCGAAAAG ttGGATAGCATTTCGCAGCAAGAACTGGCATCTAGACTGACGTTGAATTGTGTCAATTGCTATGTGGAACCTCAGAACCTCACTAGAATAGATAACATTACTATAATAGATGTGTTCGATGACTACGCACTCACCAGTCCTGTGAGGGAAGAGATCTACAAGGTCTATCCCAGCGCGAAGCTCGCTCACTTGAAGTCTGGCGGCAACTTTCCCTACTTGAGTCGCAGTGATGAAGTCAATCTGCATTTACAG